Proteins encoded in a region of the Neodiprion lecontei isolate iyNeoLeco1 chromosome 5, iyNeoLeco1.1, whole genome shotgun sequence genome:
- the LOC107220740 gene encoding cytochrome P450 4c3 isoform X2 has protein sequence MCEEACTQRCSCIAAALRYAKHFFRKLLSWSEKYGDIFLVWVGMRPFIWLYRVESVQPILSSTVHIDKSIEYRYLSDWLGTGLVTSDGEKWHARRKLLTSSFHNGVIEKYLGSSIREANVLVSRLRAEIGKPEFDVVPYAKLAALDVICDTAMGYHMNAQTNCGNEYVLAVDKMTSIVQKRFITFWAHPDILFNRTSWATEQQAALEVIHNFTNKVIAERKAEWKLKHDGNFNETPRKRQALLDHLLEVSQCGNTLLTDEDIREEVNTFMFAGHDTVATSVSWILYALGRHPKYQKKILQEYRSVIGCNEITMDGLKKLEFLDACMKESWRLYPAVPLIARQIYSPIKIMKTEVPTGSTVLVNTYILHRDPRHFPRPEVFYPERFLSQNAKPQPFTFVPFSAGSRNCIGWKFAQMEVKVFILSVLKAFEVRAVEDEEQLRLVSELVLVNRNGVRLTIMPRNYDGMCQ, from the exons ATGTGTGAGGAGGCATGCACACAACGCTGCAGTTGCATCGCTGCAGCTTTGCGGTATGCAAAAC aCTTCTTTCGCAAGCTGTTGTCATGGAGCGAAAAATATGGAGATATTTTTCTGGTTTGGGTCGGCATGCGGCCGTTCATATGGCTTTATCGGGTAGAATCCGTTCAGCCCATACTAAGCAGCACTGTACACATCGATAAAAGCATCGAGTATCGGTACCTCAGCGATTGGCTGGGCACTGGCCTCGTCACCAGTGACG GTGAAAAATGGCATGCCCGAAGGAAACTTTTGACCTCGAGCTTCCACAATGGTGTGATAGAGAAGTATCTTGGCAGTTCAATCCGAGAAGCCAACGTCCTCGTCTCCCGACTCAGAGCCGAGATTGGAAAACCAGAATTCGACGTTGTTCCCTACGCTAAACTTGCTGCCCTCGATGTGATATGCG ACACTGCCATGGGATATCACATGAACGCTCAAACGAACTGTGGAAACGAATATGTACTGGCAGTTGACAA GATGACATCGATCGTTCAGAAAAGGTTCATCACGTTCTGGGCCCATCCTGATATTCTATTCAACAGAACTTCGTGGGCAACCGAACAGCAGGCTGCATTGGAAGTGATTCACAATTTCACCAACAAG GTGATAGCTGAAAGAAAGGCGGAGTGGAAATTGAAGCACGATGGTAACTTCAACGAGACGCCAAGGAAAAGACAAGCCCTGCTCGATCATCTCCTCGAAGTATCACAGTGTGGAAATACCCTTCTGACCGACGAAGACATCCGCGAAGAGGTGAACACATTCATGTTTGCTGGACACGACACTGTTGCCACCAGCGTATCCTGGATCCTTTACGCCCTCGGAAGACATCCGAAGTATCAG aaaaaaatactACAAGAATATCGAAGCGTTATTGGATGCAACGAAATCACCATGGACGGTCTGAAAAAACTCGAGTTTCTCGATGCTTGCATGAAAGAATCCTGGAGACTCTATCCAGCTGTGCCTCTCATAGCGAGACAGATATACAGCCCCATCAAAATAA TGAAAACGGAAGTCCCAACAGGTTCTACGGTTCTAGTTAACACGTACATCCTTCATCGAGATCCACGTCATTTTCCACGACCAGAAGTATTCTATCCAGAGCGTTTCTTATCTCAAAATGCTAAGCCGCAGCCGTTTACGTTCGTCCCGTTCAGTGCCGGTTCACGGAATTGTATAGGATGGAAATTTGCGCAGATGGAAGTGAAGGTTTTCATTTTGTCGGTCCTCAAGGCGTTCGAAGTACGGGCCGTAGAGGATGAGGAACAGCTTCGACTTGTTTCCGAGCTCGTACTTGTGAACAGAAACGGAGTTCGTCTGACTATTATGCCAAGGAATTACGACGGGATGTGCCAATGA
- the LOC107220740 gene encoding cytochrome P450 4c3 isoform X1, translating to MSIAGSLVGGGVTPVTIFLSFVVLVVSLLILVRRGRFVYALRNVPSPPALPFIGNAFQLNCPQEDFFRKLLSWSEKYGDIFLVWVGMRPFIWLYRVESVQPILSSTVHIDKSIEYRYLSDWLGTGLVTSDGEKWHARRKLLTSSFHNGVIEKYLGSSIREANVLVSRLRAEIGKPEFDVVPYAKLAALDVICDTAMGYHMNAQTNCGNEYVLAVDKMTSIVQKRFITFWAHPDILFNRTSWATEQQAALEVIHNFTNKVIAERKAEWKLKHDGNFNETPRKRQALLDHLLEVSQCGNTLLTDEDIREEVNTFMFAGHDTVATSVSWILYALGRHPKYQKKILQEYRSVIGCNEITMDGLKKLEFLDACMKESWRLYPAVPLIARQIYSPIKIMKTEVPTGSTVLVNTYILHRDPRHFPRPEVFYPERFLSQNAKPQPFTFVPFSAGSRNCIGWKFAQMEVKVFILSVLKAFEVRAVEDEEQLRLVSELVLVNRNGVRLTIMPRNYDGMCQ from the exons ATGTCGATAGCCGGATCATTGGTGGGAGGTGGCGTCACGCCggtaacaatttttctcagcttCGTAGTCCTCGTAGTTTCTTTACTGATCTTAGTACGTAGAGGAAGGTTCGTCTATGCGCTTCGTAACGTACCGTCGCCGCCGGCTCTTCCATTCATCGGTAACGCATTTCAACTCAACTGTCCTCAAGAAG aCTTCTTTCGCAAGCTGTTGTCATGGAGCGAAAAATATGGAGATATTTTTCTGGTTTGGGTCGGCATGCGGCCGTTCATATGGCTTTATCGGGTAGAATCCGTTCAGCCCATACTAAGCAGCACTGTACACATCGATAAAAGCATCGAGTATCGGTACCTCAGCGATTGGCTGGGCACTGGCCTCGTCACCAGTGACG GTGAAAAATGGCATGCCCGAAGGAAACTTTTGACCTCGAGCTTCCACAATGGTGTGATAGAGAAGTATCTTGGCAGTTCAATCCGAGAAGCCAACGTCCTCGTCTCCCGACTCAGAGCCGAGATTGGAAAACCAGAATTCGACGTTGTTCCCTACGCTAAACTTGCTGCCCTCGATGTGATATGCG ACACTGCCATGGGATATCACATGAACGCTCAAACGAACTGTGGAAACGAATATGTACTGGCAGTTGACAA GATGACATCGATCGTTCAGAAAAGGTTCATCACGTTCTGGGCCCATCCTGATATTCTATTCAACAGAACTTCGTGGGCAACCGAACAGCAGGCTGCATTGGAAGTGATTCACAATTTCACCAACAAG GTGATAGCTGAAAGAAAGGCGGAGTGGAAATTGAAGCACGATGGTAACTTCAACGAGACGCCAAGGAAAAGACAAGCCCTGCTCGATCATCTCCTCGAAGTATCACAGTGTGGAAATACCCTTCTGACCGACGAAGACATCCGCGAAGAGGTGAACACATTCATGTTTGCTGGACACGACACTGTTGCCACCAGCGTATCCTGGATCCTTTACGCCCTCGGAAGACATCCGAAGTATCAG aaaaaaatactACAAGAATATCGAAGCGTTATTGGATGCAACGAAATCACCATGGACGGTCTGAAAAAACTCGAGTTTCTCGATGCTTGCATGAAAGAATCCTGGAGACTCTATCCAGCTGTGCCTCTCATAGCGAGACAGATATACAGCCCCATCAAAATAA TGAAAACGGAAGTCCCAACAGGTTCTACGGTTCTAGTTAACACGTACATCCTTCATCGAGATCCACGTCATTTTCCACGACCAGAAGTATTCTATCCAGAGCGTTTCTTATCTCAAAATGCTAAGCCGCAGCCGTTTACGTTCGTCCCGTTCAGTGCCGGTTCACGGAATTGTATAGGATGGAAATTTGCGCAGATGGAAGTGAAGGTTTTCATTTTGTCGGTCCTCAAGGCGTTCGAAGTACGGGCCGTAGAGGATGAGGAACAGCTTCGACTTGTTTCCGAGCTCGTACTTGTGAACAGAAACGGAGTTCGTCTGACTATTATGCCAAGGAATTACGACGGGATGTGCCAATGA